The bacterium genome contains a region encoding:
- a CDS encoding O-antigen ligase family protein → MLDSLKQSIRSREGSARLLWMLCLLFIFSISFSIAASHILLSATTFVYLYWKFRLDRRFPQFPIMIPAMAFCYCVFLSAVFSIHPANSLFNAKNLALFIILPIFYDTVRDLEDIKLIFGVLIFAGVISALYGLTQFFASSDDLLEKRLTSFMGHWMTFSGLLMILNVLLFSHLLFSKKHPVWFYPAFGVISLALLLSLTRNAWFGFLTAATVLIAMRKVRWMIAVPLVLAIVFIGSILIFPSAVANRISNIFNPNETSNRDRILMIRSGWEIIKDYPITGVGINMIKEVYPQYRSPDSVFRNNQHLHNNVVQMAAENGIIALIAWLWLIGKVLSDLIRWKRSEMSREEQFMIHGTIGIVISLFVAGMFEYNFGDSEIKMLFLALITLPYAWHKRLQTEKQNEVEMIPAMGSHFS, encoded by the coding sequence ATGCTGGATTCCTTAAAGCAAAGCATCCGGTCGCGCGAAGGAAGCGCGCGTCTACTCTGGATGCTGTGTCTGTTGTTTATTTTCTCCATTTCTTTTTCCATTGCTGCTTCGCACATATTGCTTTCGGCAACAACTTTCGTCTACCTCTATTGGAAATTCCGCCTTGATCGCCGTTTTCCCCAATTCCCGATCATGATTCCCGCTATGGCGTTTTGTTACTGTGTTTTTCTATCAGCAGTTTTTTCGATCCATCCCGCCAATAGTCTGTTCAATGCAAAGAATCTTGCGCTATTTATTATCCTGCCGATTTTCTATGACACGGTGCGGGATCTGGAGGATATCAAACTGATTTTCGGAGTCCTGATCTTTGCAGGAGTCATCTCAGCCTTGTACGGCCTAACGCAGTTCTTTGCATCGAGCGATGATCTGCTGGAAAAACGTCTTACCAGTTTCATGGGTCACTGGATGACTTTTTCCGGGTTGCTGATGATTCTGAACGTATTGCTTTTTTCACATCTTCTGTTTTCAAAAAAACATCCAGTCTGGTTCTATCCGGCATTTGGTGTTATTTCACTGGCTCTCCTGCTTTCTTTAACACGCAACGCATGGTTCGGGTTCCTGACAGCAGCTACGGTTCTGATTGCCATGCGAAAAGTACGGTGGATGATTGCAGTTCCACTTGTGCTCGCCATTGTGTTTATCGGATCGATCCTCATTTTTCCATCCGCCGTAGCAAATCGTATCAGCAACATTTTCAATCCGAACGAAACGTCGAACCGGGACCGCATCCTCATGATACGAAGTGGTTGGGAGATCATTAAGGACTATCCGATTACCGGTGTGGGAATCAATATGATCAAAGAGGTTTACCCGCAATATCGCTCACCGGACAGCGTCTTTCGGAACAACCAGCATCTTCATAACAACGTTGTGCAGATGGCTGCGGAAAATGGAATCATCGCCTTGATCGCATGGCTGTGGCTGATTGGCAAAGTTCTGTCCGATTTGATCCGGTGGAAGAGAAGCGAGATGAGTCGCGAAGAACAATTCATGATTCACGGCACCATCGGAATTGTGATCTCGTTGTTCGTTGCCGGAATGTTTGAATACAATTTTGGCGATTCGGAAATCAAAATGCTTTTTCTTGCCCTCATCACACTTCCTTATGCCTGGCACAAACGACTTCAAACCGAAAAACAAAACGAAGTGGAAATGATTCCCGCTATGGGGTCGCATTTTTCATAG